The nucleotide sequence ATGGCTTGCTGATAAAATCATCACACCCTGTCTTCAAAATAGCCGAGCGATCTTCATCAAAGGCGCTACTGGTGACCGCAATGATCCTGGTCGTCTCAGGCAACCCGCCAATCCGGTTCCCTTCTTTGCGAATCTGTTCCTCCCTCGCCCGGATTTGCCGGGTTGCCTCATAGCCATTCATGACTGGCATTCGTATATCCATCAACACCACATGCGGACGCCAGCTTTCCCAAAGAATTATGCCCTCTCGCCCGTTGCTGGCAACCTGGACATCAAACCCTACGGGTTGCAGTAGATTCACCAAAACCTGCTGATTTTCCCAATGGTCTTCCATAATCAGCACACGGTAGGGCGGGTGGCCGGGAACCAGACTGACAACCCGTTGTGATGGATAGGAGACAGGGGGTTGTGCCGTTTGAGCTGGGGTAGCCTGAATATTAAACCGAAAAATACTACCTTGACCGACTACACTGTCAACGGTGATGGTGCCTCCCATCAACTGGACAAACTTCTGGCTAATGCTTAATCCCAGGCCAGTGCCTTCAGAAGGTCGCTGCCCTGTACGGATTTGCACAAAAGGCGTGAACAGTCGTTGTAAATCCTGGGGGGCAATACCAGACCCCGTGTCTTCAACCTCAAAGCAAAGGGTGATGGGGTGATCGGGGGAAGCGATCGATGGTTTTGGCTTGATGGCCTGGTGCTCCTGCTCGCCCTCATTTTTACGCACTCCAAAATTCTCACCCACCACGGACACCCGCAGGGTCACGCCCCCTTTCTGCGTAAACTTAATCCCATTGCCCAACAGATTTAACAAAACCTGCCGCAGTTTTCCTTCATCCGTAGTGATATATCGGGGGACATTGGGAGACTGTTCAAATGTGAGGCACAGTTGCTTAGTCCTGGCTTTGAGATAAAGCATCTCGTAGAGAGTATCCAGTAGCGCGTAAAGATCGAAGCTGGCAGATTGCAGCTTCAGCCTGCCTGCCTCAATTTTGGACATTTCTAACACATCATTGATCAACGCCAGTAAGTGTTGTCCACTGCGGTTAATGATCGTCAGATACTCCCGGTTGCGCAGGCTGAGGAGATTGTCATGGCTCATAATCTGAGTGAAGCCTAGGATCGCATTGAGGGGCGTGCGCAACTCATGGCTCATGTTTGCCAGGAACTCGCTTTTAGCCCGATTGGCAGCTTCCGAAGCATCTCTGGCTTTTTCCAAAGCGATGGATTGCTCTTGAGTTTGGACCAGAAGTTTTGACAAAGCGACCTCTGCCTGTTTGCCCTCTTTATAAAGAGACAGCGCAAACGCCGCCGCACTCAGAAGACTAATTTCTAAACTGTCCCAGTTTCGGGCTGTCACACAGTTGTCAAACCCAATAAATCCACAAAATTCCCCTTCTACAATCAGGGGCAAAATCAGAATGGCAAGAATGCCCTGGGGTTCCAGAACAAAACGCTCTGAATCAGGAAAATCTGCAACGACACCGTTGATGATGGTTCCCTGGGATAAAGCGGTTGCCCACCGGGGGAAAAAATCTTGATAGGAAAGGTTTTGCAGCATCGGGTTGTTGATTTCGGGTGAGATTCCTTCCGCACACCACTCGGCGCGTTGACTCATCAACAGGTTGCCCTGCTCATCCCGGCTATTTTCAAACAAGTAAACTCTCGATGCCCCAGAGGCTAACCCCAATTGCTGGAGGATTTCGTTATGGTGGACTTGATTATTTTTGGAAGCAAGTAGCAGGCGTTGAATCTCTACTAAGGCCATGAGATATCGTTCCCGCTTTGCCAGGGCGGCTTCTGACTGTTTGCGATCGCTGATATCGGTTGCCACGCCAAGGACTAAGATAGATTGACCATCCATGGCCTCAATCGGTTTTTTGATGGTCTGAAAATCACGAGTTTCGCCAGCGGCAGAAGTCACGGTTTCATCCAGCAGCCTGGGTTGGCGAGTACGGATGACCTGCCGATCTGTCTCCAGAAAGTGCTCAACTTCAGCCAGATTAGGATTGAAGTCTGCATCTCTTTTACCAATCAAGTTTTCAACCGTTGTGCCATAAATTTCGGCAGTGGCTTTGTTTGCCAGAACAAATCTACCGTTCCAGTCTTTGGCAAAAATCAGATTGGGTGCGGTATCAATCACATTGCGAAGAAATGTTTGTTGCCGCCTCAGGGCTTCTTCGGCCTGTTTGCGATAGGTAATATCCGTATCGACCATGAACACAATCCAGCAATTTGCCTTCTCATCCCATTGCACAGTGTAGGTTTCAGCCAACCAGTGCCAGTTTCCATCAGCATGGCGGAAACGGTACTCAATTTTCCCCTCCCGCCCTGCCTCGATATCAGCCCGGAGTTGGGTCAGGTATCGGGCCAGATCCTGCGGGTGCACTTGTGACATCCACAGATTAGAATCGGCGGCATGCTCCTCAATGGAAAGGCCAAAGAGTTGTAAATATCCGGCTGAGCGGTAATCCACAATCCAGGTGCCATTCGGAAAAAACCGAACACTGGCAATTGCCGCTGGCACCTTATTAAGAATATTGTTGAGTTTTGTTTCCGAAGCTTGCAGGGCAAGTTCAAGCTGTTTGCGATCGCTGATATCTGTACTGGAACCCAAAACTCGAATCGGGTTTCCAGCCTCATCCCACACTGCCAAAACCCGATCCAGAACCCATTTGTATGTGCCATCCTTGCAACGCAGACGGTACTCTTGCGTTAACTGTGGAATCTCTCGTCTGAGGTAAGCTTCTTTGGTAGCAAGGACACGATCGCGATCGTCCGGGTGCAGAAGTTCGAGCCATTGCTCTCTGGTATGGGCAAACTCCTGGTCTGAGTATCCCAGCATTTGCTTAAACCGCTTCGAGTAGCAGCCTTTCCCCGTTGTCAGGTCGATATCAAAAATGCCATCATTGCTGGCTTGAATCACCAGTTGCCAGCGCTCTTCGTTCTTGCGTAATTCGTCCAGGGCACGGTTACCCTCAGACTGAAGCTCCGAACGAGCGTTCTGGTCATTCTGTTCTCGATGCCTGATTGCCTTGAGTAAACTATTGGCTGTGATTAAACCAACGGGTTGATGTTGGTCATTAATGATTGGCAGGGCAGAGATCTGGTGTTGCTGAAACAGGGTCAATACAAAATCTATATCCTGGAGATCCGTGTGATTCAATACTAAATTCTGATTGCTAATCACAGTCGAAACAGGCTGAGTCATTGCGTCAGTGTCGAGACCAATGAAGCGCAACCCATCTCGTTCGCTAAATGAACCAACTAGTCTCGAAGAATCTGCTTCAACCACCAGCAGGCACGGAGATTCTGTTTCCCTCAACAAGGCGATCGCCGCTTTCAGACTAGCATTTGCTGCGATCGTGGGTGGATGCCAGTTAATAGCCGCCGTGAGTGAACTATCTATAGACTGCATCGGGCGATCGGTTTCAATATTCTTCGATTCCACCATAATCATAGGCTGCGGTTAAGCGGATGTGCCTTTAAGTTGCCTCAGGCAATGGCGTAAACGATTTGGAAACATGGAGATGACGATTAGCTTGCATTTCAGTACTTGACCGAAAAGATTGGATGAGAGCACTTGCCGCCTGACTGTCCAGTGGTTTGGAAAACAGATAACCCTGCATTTTGGTACAGCCCACTGCCTGCAATGCTGCCAGGTCTTCAGTGGTTTCAACCCCTTCTGCAATTACCTCCAATCCCAGCCTGGTGGCTAACTGAACGATCATTTCGCTGATATCCCATTGTTTACTTTGAATAAAGGAGCGATCAATTTTCAATACATCAATGGGTAACCCCTGCAAGCGATTCAAGGAGGAATAACCTGTACCAAAATCATCCACATAAAGCTGGATTCCCAGTGCTCTCAGTTCTAAAAGCACGGCAAGGGCACTTTCCTGATTTTCAATTAAGGCACTCTCAGTAATTTCTAGCTTCAAACTGTCTGGCGCAATTCGGCTTTCTGCCAGAATGTGCTGGATCTCTTGACTTAAACCGGGCTGCATAAGTTGCAGAGCAGAGAGATTGACACTAACCGTCAGGGGTGGCGTAGAGGGAAATTGCTGCTGCCAGGCAGAAATCTGGTTACAGGCGCGCTCCAGAATTTTCATACCCAGGACATGAATACATCCCATCTTCTCTGCTAGTGGAATAAAGATCGCAGGCGGGATCATGCCTCTGGTGGGATGGTGCCAGCGAGCCAAGGCTTCAAATCCAAGGATTTGATGGTTGTCAGTCGAAATAATGGGCTGGTATACCAGGCAAAATTCCTGGCGTTCAAGCGCCTCATGCAATTCATTCTCTAGCTGTAGTTGCTGAATGACTTCGTCTGATAAAACGGTCATTGGCAGGATGGGCCTGTTTTCAATGGCATTGGCCAGACGAACCAAACGATTGGCATTGTTGATCGCGATCGCCAGTATGCGCTGCCCCTCATCGGACAAACAACCCAACTGCCCGGTGTTTAGAAGCCCAAGTGCTCCTTGAATGGAAGTCAATGGT is from Leptothermofonsia sichuanensis E412 and encodes:
- a CDS encoding putative bifunctional diguanylate cyclase/phosphodiesterase, encoding MSEDAHQTSFGHGGDTESSSISYLKDATLYICHELRTPLTSIQGALGLLNTGQLGCLSDEGQRILAIAINNANRLVRLANAIENRPILPMTVLSDEVIQQLQLENELHEALERQEFCLVYQPIISTDNHQILGFEALARWHHPTRGMIPPAIFIPLAEKMGCIHVLGMKILERACNQISAWQQQFPSTPPLTVSVNLSALQLMQPGLSQEIQHILAESRIAPDSLKLEITESALIENQESALAVLLELRALGIQLYVDDFGTGYSSLNRLQGLPIDVLKIDRSFIQSKQWDISEMIVQLATRLGLEVIAEGVETTEDLAALQAVGCTKMQGYLFSKPLDSQAASALIQSFRSSTEMQANRHLHVSKSFTPLPEAT
- a CDS encoding PAS domain S-box protein yields the protein MVESKNIETDRPMQSIDSSLTAAINWHPPTIAANASLKAAIALLRETESPCLLVVEADSSRLVGSFSERDGLRFIGLDTDAMTQPVSTVISNQNLVLNHTDLQDIDFVLTLFQQHQISALPIINDQHQPVGLITANSLLKAIRHREQNDQNARSELQSEGNRALDELRKNEERWQLVIQASNDGIFDIDLTTGKGCYSKRFKQMLGYSDQEFAHTREQWLELLHPDDRDRVLATKEAYLRREIPQLTQEYRLRCKDGTYKWVLDRVLAVWDEAGNPIRVLGSSTDISDRKQLELALQASETKLNNILNKVPAAIASVRFFPNGTWIVDYRSAGYLQLFGLSIEEHAADSNLWMSQVHPQDLARYLTQLRADIEAGREGKIEYRFRHADGNWHWLAETYTVQWDEKANCWIVFMVDTDITYRKQAEEALRRQQTFLRNVIDTAPNLIFAKDWNGRFVLANKATAEIYGTTVENLIGKRDADFNPNLAEVEHFLETDRQVIRTRQPRLLDETVTSAAGETRDFQTIKKPIEAMDGQSILVLGVATDISDRKQSEAALAKRERYLMALVEIQRLLLASKNNQVHHNEILQQLGLASGASRVYLFENSRDEQGNLLMSQRAEWCAEGISPEINNPMLQNLSYQDFFPRWATALSQGTIINGVVADFPDSERFVLEPQGILAILILPLIVEGEFCGFIGFDNCVTARNWDSLEISLLSAAAFALSLYKEGKQAEVALSKLLVQTQEQSIALEKARDASEAANRAKSEFLANMSHELRTPLNAILGFTQIMSHDNLLSLRNREYLTIINRSGQHLLALINDVLEMSKIEAGRLKLQSASFDLYALLDTLYEMLYLKARTKQLCLTFEQSPNVPRYITTDEGKLRQVLLNLLGNGIKFTQKGGVTLRVSVVGENFGVRKNEGEQEHQAIKPKPSIASPDHPITLCFEVEDTGSGIAPQDLQRLFTPFVQIRTGQRPSEGTGLGLSISQKFVQLMGGTITVDSVVGQGSIFRFNIQATPAQTAQPPVSYPSQRVVSLVPGHPPYRVLIMEDHWENQQVLVNLLQPVGFDVQVASNGREGIILWESWRPHVVLMDIRMPVMNGYEATRQIRAREEQIRKEGNRIGGLPETTRIIAVTSSAFDEDRSAILKTGCDDFISKPFRAEEVFAKLAQHLNVQYAYETRDEIGEMISGYDDFDSSSFCSFREEQILDSSSLDGIPADWIAQLHQAAVLGKDRWILNLIGQLPDAHSHLAQGLKAWVLDFHFDKIVELIESLGHE